The window GTAGGGCTGAAGCATAATCTGGAGGGGCATGGGCTACAACGGATCCCTGGATCTCATCCCTAAGACCCGCAATAAAATGACTGATCATCATCTTCTCTGTGCTCACAAACTCGAGCAAATCTAGTCCGTCTATTGCATTCAATATCATAATTCTCAATAGACCCATCACTCTCGAACAACTCATTTAATGTCGACTTAGTCTTGCGGGTCTTTAGTGGAGTGTTTGCTCAAAGAATGCTAAAGAAAACATTAGCATCTTCTGGCACTCAGATCAATCAGTTCTCAAGAATTATGTCAGATGAaccaaaatgataaaaatttgaTCAGCCAACAAGGAACTACCAAAGTGCTCCATTTACAAGTTAAAATATGCTTTATACAAACTTGTGGATGCACCTTAAGCCAAATACAATTACATACAAATAGGCACAATGGCACAAAGAAAGAGCACATTTTGCTCAAACAACATAAATACAGATCATGAAGACCAGCAGAGGCTGACTTGTGTGAGGTGAAAGAACAATAAGAATTacatttttgaagtttttaaaccTATCAAAACTGAGCTTTTCTTTCCAGAAGAGAAGCACCGGGTGACATTATCACAGCAACCATGAGCCAATATGATTATCATTCATCTACTAACACAAAATTGTAAGATAGGAAGTGGGAGTTTGTTACCAGTTGTGGAGTTGGGCAGTAATGCTTTTCACCACTGGGTGGTATTCAGTGTGCAGCATATGCTTCTTTGCCTTCTCTGAACCTGATTTCTCCACCCACTCCTTGTATATGTCTTTCACCACTGGGTTCTCAAAAGGATCTCTAATTATAACCTGTGGCAACATAAACACCACCCCCATCCATTTATATACAAACGGAAACGCAGGATGGTGAATCTTCACACCTTTTACAGACAAAACAATATGAATGTGACATCATATAAccagaacaaacaaaaagattcTATCGAAAGACGTTCCAGATTCGGTATTGAAACGATAAACAATAAATCCTACATGAATGTACTTACATTTTCCTCATAAGCAGCTTCTaataattcaatcaaaccCTTTGGAGATTGTCCAGGCTTGGGTTTAATTTGGCCCCCTCCATTTAGACAACCTATTATTTTAACAACAATGATATTAAATGATCAAGATCTAACATTCATATAACTTAGTTTTGTCACATTTCTTCAGATTATTAAGCAGAAACCCACCTGAAGGGCAGGCCATAATCTCTAGAAAATGGTACTCGCATTTtcctgtttttatttttctgacaACGTTTTGTAGATTTCGGAATCCATAGCATAGTGCAAACTTCAATAGGGTCTTCCCTTCCACCTACATTTGGACAGAGATATGCATAAGATAACAATTCGTTAACAGGGACTAAAAGGAGAGGAAACAAAAAGATTggataaaaaaatcatattcgATATGACCCATAACTTCAACAATGGTTTGAACGGCAAGAGGTTTTAACGATGCAATTCACAATATGCATAACTAGtggaataattttaaatattaaccAATATTCTAACAATACTTTCATTAGAAAAACAATTACAGATCACTGATGGAATgaaaaaggggggaaaaagCAAACTCCGGCGAAGCTGGAGCTTATGTTTTCATCTGTTTCATACAAAACTACACAAGAATCATCTTAAAAGTTATGCTTGGACCCCTTGCCAGCAATGCTTGGTACTTTGGAAATACTCAATTACTGATAAACTCCTCAATGCCTGTAAGGTCCCACATCgtttgaagaggagaacgaaacattccttataaggatgtgaaaacctctccctagtagacacgttttaaaaccttgagaggaagcctagaaggaaaagtccaaagaggacaatacctgctagcagtgagcttgaactgttacaatgCCGTGGATTTTAGTATgcataaaaacatttaaaaaagatattaactTACCTCTAGAGTGAGCTCCTGGAAATCTGAATTTCGAATGGATTTGAATTCCAAAGGgccttcaatttcttttccaaaGAGTACCTTTGCAGCATGCCTAAAAATTGTTTCTGCATAACCACCAGAACTTCCATGAACTCCAAACAGATGCCCTTCTTCATTGACATTTGTCAGTCTGTAGAAAGATAGCCAAGCATGACAGCCTTGGATAAATTTGGTGACTAAACTGTATAAAAGCTTTAAAAAGTCCTTTAGTCTTACATTCTATCCAAGGGGGATTCTTCAAGATTCTTAAAGTCGACCTCTTTCAACTGCAAGCATCGACAAATAGAAAGAAGACGTTTCTGGGAAGCCAAAACTTGAAGACATACTAACATAAGAATTTCAAGGCGAGACAAAATTGAACCTGTATCAGTTCTAGAACTTCACCAGAAGTCAGTACTGAATCTACTTCTGTAATTCTGGGGGCCTCATTCTCCCTAGTTTTGTTCACTGAGTCCAACTGAAAAACAAAGTCCTCCCTAGCTGCCTCCAGTTTCTTATCATAACAGGGCATTATAGTAACATGGTAAACATCATCTGATCTGTCAAATAAACATGAACCATagatttcaaaaaagaaaaagaaatgattgaaattttaagtATTCGAATACGACGCTACGGTGATTGCAAAAACAATCTCTCTACAGTGGCTTTCTATA is drawn from Cucurbita pepo subsp. pepo cultivar mu-cu-16 chromosome LG09, ASM280686v2, whole genome shotgun sequence and contains these coding sequences:
- the LOC111802112 gene encoding protein NAR1-like isoform X1, whose protein sequence is MSEKFSATLRISDLNDFIAPSQACVVSLKGLKATTTKADKVEVSASKKQLKAEPVKISLKDCLACSGCVTSAETVMLEKQSLDEFLSNIDNGKVVIVSLSPQSRASLAVHFGISPLKVFKKLTTFLKSMGVKAIFDTSCSRDLTLIEACKEFIARYRQSQSVNGEKCKSSVPMISSACPGWICYAEKQHGSYILPYISSVKSPQQMIGSIVKHHICQKLGIRSDDVYHVTIMPCYDKKLEAAREDFVFQLDSVNKTRENEAPRITEVDSVLTSGEVLELIQLKEVDFKNLEESPLDRILTNVNEEGHLFGVHGSSGGYAETIFRHAAKVLFGKEIEGPLEFKSIRNSDFQELTLEVEGKTLLKFALCYGFRNLQNVVRKIKTGKCEYHFLEIMACPSGCLNGGGQIKPKPGQSPKGLIELLEAAYEENVIIRDPFENPVVKDIYKEWVEKSGSEKAKKHMLHTEYHPVVKSITAQLHNW